A window of Anaerolineae bacterium genomic DNA:
TTCCTCCTCATTCCTGCCCGAGATCAGGGCGATCAGCAGGCCGATGGGGCCGAGCAGGACGCCGAGCAGACAACCCATCGCAAAAGGGTTGCCCTTGTTGTGGTTGATGTAGCCGGCAATCAGCCCGAACAGCAACCAGATGATGATGGTAAGAGGATTAAAAACTGAATCCATGTTTATCACCTTCCGTCGACCGTGCAATTTTTGACTGGTTCGCCGACCGGCTGAGCCGCGCGCCAGTCGCCGCTCAATGCCCCGGGCTGGGGCCGCGTCACGGCGATGATCCGGGGCTTCACCAGGCGGGGGTGAACGCCAGGAAAGGGTGGAGGCGCCTGTGTGATCAGGAGTGCCGTTCGAGGTAGGTATCCCACACTGCCCGCCAAACACTGTAAACGAACACCGGAATAGCGATACCGCCGCCGATAGCCGCCCCAAGATGCAGGTGCGGGAACAGGATGATCGCAATCGCTGCGGCAGCGGAGAAGTACCCTCAGCTTAGCACTGGCTTTGGGGAGAGGCATGAGTAGGTGTACTCAATTCCGGGGGGGGGACGACATCAGTGCCCCGAAGGGCAATTGAAGGACGTACGTCCCGCTGCGCCGAGCGGCGGGAAACGCACTCACCCCTTCAGTTTCAGTGCCCCGAAGGGCAATTGAAGGACGTACGTCTATCTAGCCGACCAGATAGTCAAAGAGATAATGGGCTAGTTTCAGTGCCCCGAAGGGCAATTGAAGGACGTACGTCCGCGCAGAGTTTGAGGAAGTTGAACATTTGGCAAGGTTTCAGTGCCCCGAAGGGCAATTGAAGGACGTACGTCGCAGGAGAGAAAGAAATGTCTGTCAGCTTTCTGCTGTGGTTTCAGTGCCCCGAAGGGCAATTGAAGGACGTACGTCATGGAGATCATGCCGTATCGTTCAACGTCTCTGGAGTTTCAGTGCCCCGAAGGGCAATTGAAGGACGTACGTCTTTTGGGTCAGGCTCGGCGCGGTCGGACTGGCGGCTGGGTTTCAGTGCCCCGAAGGGCAATTGAAGGACGTACGTCTCACCATCTCAGGTAGCTCGCTGGTGAGCGCCACCGGGTTTCAGTGCCCCGAAGGGCAATTGAAGGACGTACGTCCTGCCATCTTTCACCCCCCTGCCTTACAGCTACAGCGGTTTCAGTGCCCCGAAGGGCAATTGAAGGACGTACGTCAATGTCAAGCAACAGCTGGCTGATGTAGTGTTTCAGGCGTTTCAGTGCCCCGAAGGGCAATTGAAGG
This region includes:
- a CDS encoding zinc ribbon domain-containing protein, whose amino-acid sequence is MDSVFNPLTIIIWLLFGLIAGYINHNKGNPFAMGCLLGVLLGPIGLLIALISGRNEEELERRGVVVGQTRHCPYCAELVKAEAKVCKHCGKDISKG